A part of Solea solea chromosome 8, fSolSol10.1, whole genome shotgun sequence genomic DNA contains:
- the ela3l gene encoding elastase 3 like, with product MFPIVLASVLIAGALGCGKPPIEPLSTRVVNGVDAKPHSWPWQVSLQYERDGEWRHTCGGSLIAANWVMTAAHCINSKLSYRVFVGKHNLVEEEASSQAILPEKFIVHEKWNPIFVAFGNDIAMIKLSEPVTLSSHVQFACIPAAGTVMANLYPCYITGWGRLYTGGPIADKLQQALMPVADHATCSQPDWWGIALRTSMVCAGGDGIVAGCNGDSGGPLNCKNSEGVWEVHGIASFVSGLGCNYKKKPTVFTRVSAFNDWIDQVMMNN from the exons ATGTTCCCCATTGTGCTGGCCTCAGTGCTCATTGCTGGCG CCCTCGGGTGCGGCAAACCACCCATTGAACCCCTGTCTACCCGTGTCGTCAACGGAGTAGATGCCAAACCCCACAGCTGGCCCTGGCAG GTCTCTCTGCAGTATGAGAGGGACGGTGAGTGGAGGCACACTTGTGGAGGATCGCTGATTGCTGCCAACTGGGTCATGACTGCTGCTCACTGCATCAA CTCCAAGCTCTCCTACAGGGTGTTTGTGGGCAAACACAACCTGGTTGAGGAGGAAGCCAGCTCCCAGGCCATCCTGCCTGAGAAGTTTATCGTGCATGAGAAATGGAATCCCATCTTTGTGGCCTTCGG TAATGACATTGCCATGATCAAGTTGTCAGAGCCTGTGACTTTGAGCAGCCATGTGCAGTTTGCATGTATCCCTGCTGCTGGCACTGTGATGGCCAACCTATACCCCTGCTACATCACCGGATGGGGAAGGCTGTACA CTGGAGGCCCCATCGCTGATAAGCTGCAGCAGGCTTTGATGCCTGTGGCTGATCATGCCACCTGCTCCCAGCCTGACTGGTGGGGTATTGCTCTCAGGACTTCCATGGTGTGTGCCGGTGGGGATGGAATCGTGGCTGGATGCAAC GGCGACTCCGGTGGACCTCTGAACTGTAAAAACTCTGAGGGTGTGTGGGAGGTCCACGGCATTGCCAGCTTCGTCTCTGGCCTCGGCTGCAACTATAAGAAGAAACCCACTGTCTTCACCCGTGTCTCTGCTTTCAATGACTGGATCGACCAG GTAATGATGAACAActaa
- the bco2l gene encoding beta-carotene 15, 15-dioxygenase 2, like isoform X1, translated as MGERVRERQRARLTALVMTLWKIRRNLFVGTFWRFQPRMQTVTSDSPHSTVSSRQRCPQAKGLESVAPLVRTGEETPDPIPTTVNGTIPTWINGSFLRNGPGKFEFGKDRYTHWFDGMAMMHRFHICDGQVTYCSRFLRSDSFVQNSEKNRIVVSEFGTLAMPDPCKNIFARFFSRFQIPKTTDNASVNFVKYKGDYYVSTETNFMRRIDPQSLETKDKVDWSKFVAVNAATAHPHYDREGASYNMGNSYGKNGFFYTIIRVPPPDDNAAMGDSADLTGSKVVCSIPAAEPRKPSYYHSFVMSENYIVFIEQPIKLDLMKFMLYRIQGKSFHKAMTWEPQYQTIFHLVNRHTGERSKVKYTAAPMFTLHQINAYEDNGFLVMDMCCGEEGQVIADFTLENLRRESGEEMDKFYNAMCRNLPRRYILPLTVDEKTPADQNLVTLPNCTATAKKTKPGEVLMTHEELHDDQLLQYGGLEFPQINYAQYNGRPYRYFYSCGFGHVFSDSLLKMDVHTKELKVWRHPGLFPSEPVFIASPNATEEDDGVVMSVIITPRKEKSTFLLVLDAKTFTELARAEVPVNIPYGTHGVFNEMG; from the exons atgggagagagagtgagagaaagacagagagcgaggCTGACTGCATTAGTCATGACTCTGTGGAAGATTAGGAGGAACCTTTTCGTGGGCACTTTCTGGCGTTTTCAACCAAGGATGCAGACAGTGACGTCAGACTCTCCCCACTCCACAG tgTCCAGCAGGCAGCGATGTCCACAGGCCAAGGGGCTGGAGAGTGTGGCCCCTCTGGTGCGGACTGGGGAAGAAACTCCTGATCCCATTCCTACCACAGTCAATGGAACCATTCCAACATGGATCAACGGGAGCTTCCTGAGAAATGGTCCTGGGAAATTTGAGTTTGGGAAAGACAG gTACACCCACTGGTTTGACGGCATGGCCATGATGCACCGGTTCCACATCTGTGACGGCCAAGTCACGTACTGCAGCCGCTTCCTGCGAAGTGACTCATTCGTCCAAAACTCGGAGAAGAATCGCATCGTGGTGTCAGAGTTCGGAACACTGGCCATGCCTGATCCCTGCAAGAACATCTTTGCCCGCTTCTTTTCGCGATTTCAGATTCCCA AGACCACAGATAATGCCAGCGTGAACTTTGTCAAGTACAAGGGAGACTATTACGTCAGCACAGAAACCAACTTCATGCGGCGAATAGATCCACAAAGTCTGGAGACAAAGGATAAG GTGGACTGGAGTAAATTTGTTGCGGTTAACGCAGCTACAGCTCACCCACATTACGACCGCGAAGGGGCCTCGTACAACATGGGCAACTCGTACGGCAAAAACG GTTTCTTCTACACCATCATCCGTGTGCCTCCTCCTGACGACAATGCAGCAATGGGGGACTCAGCGGATCTGACTGGATCCAAAGTGGTCTGCTCCATCCCTGCAGCCGAACCCAGGAAACCCTCCTATTATCACAGCTTTG TCATGTCGGAGAACTACATCGTGTTCATCGAGCAGCCCATCAAGCTGGACCTGATGAAGTTCATGCTGTACAGAATCCAGGGGAAGAGTTTTCACAAAGCCATGACCTGGGAGCCTCAGTATCAAACCATCTTCCACCTGGTTAACAGACACACAGGCGAG CGGAGCAAAGTGAAGTACACCGCAGCACCAATGTTCACGCTGCATCAGATCAACGCGTACGAGGACAACGGGTTCTTGGTTATGGACATGTGCTGTGGCGAAGAGGGACAAGTCATCGCAGACTTCACACTGGAGAACCTCCGCAGAGAGTCAGGGGAGGAGATGGACAAG TTTTACAATGCGATGTGTAGAAACCTTCCAAGGAGATACATCCTGCCCCTGACTGTGGATGAAAAAACTCCAGCGGACCAAAACCTTGTCACTCTGCCAAACTGCACAGCCACAGCAAAGAAGACAAAACCAGGAGAG GTTCTCATGACCCACGAAGAGCTTCATGACGACCAGCTGCTGCAGTACGGCGGCCTCGAGTTCCCTCAGATCAACTACGCTCAGTACAACGGCAGACCGTACCGCTACTTCTACTCCTGTGGCTTTGGACATGTCTTCAGCGACTCTCTGCTCAAGATGGATGTTCACACCAAGGAGCTTAAG GTGTGGCGGCATCCCGGCTTGTTCCCGTCTGAGCCTGTCTTTATTGCTTCGCCCAATGCTACTGAGGAAGATGATGGAGTGGTTATGTCAGTCATCATCACACCCAGAAAA
- the bco2l gene encoding beta-carotene 15, 15-dioxygenase 2, like isoform X2 has translation MSTTTEPQTHSMSSRQRCPQAKGLESVAPLVRTGEETPDPIPTTVNGTIPTWINGSFLRNGPGKFEFGKDRYTHWFDGMAMMHRFHICDGQVTYCSRFLRSDSFVQNSEKNRIVVSEFGTLAMPDPCKNIFARFFSRFQIPKTTDNASVNFVKYKGDYYVSTETNFMRRIDPQSLETKDKVDWSKFVAVNAATAHPHYDREGASYNMGNSYGKNGFFYTIIRVPPPDDNAAMGDSADLTGSKVVCSIPAAEPRKPSYYHSFVMSENYIVFIEQPIKLDLMKFMLYRIQGKSFHKAMTWEPQYQTIFHLVNRHTGERSKVKYTAAPMFTLHQINAYEDNGFLVMDMCCGEEGQVIADFTLENLRRESGEEMDKFYNAMCRNLPRRYILPLTVDEKTPADQNLVTLPNCTATAKKTKPGEVLMTHEELHDDQLLQYGGLEFPQINYAQYNGRPYRYFYSCGFGHVFSDSLLKMDVHTKELKVWRHPGLFPSEPVFIASPNATEEDDGVVMSVIITPRKEKSTFLLVLDAKTFTELARAEVPVNIPYGTHGVFNEMG, from the exons ATGTCCACAACCACAGAGCCtcagacacacagca tgTCCAGCAGGCAGCGATGTCCACAGGCCAAGGGGCTGGAGAGTGTGGCCCCTCTGGTGCGGACTGGGGAAGAAACTCCTGATCCCATTCCTACCACAGTCAATGGAACCATTCCAACATGGATCAACGGGAGCTTCCTGAGAAATGGTCCTGGGAAATTTGAGTTTGGGAAAGACAG gTACACCCACTGGTTTGACGGCATGGCCATGATGCACCGGTTCCACATCTGTGACGGCCAAGTCACGTACTGCAGCCGCTTCCTGCGAAGTGACTCATTCGTCCAAAACTCGGAGAAGAATCGCATCGTGGTGTCAGAGTTCGGAACACTGGCCATGCCTGATCCCTGCAAGAACATCTTTGCCCGCTTCTTTTCGCGATTTCAGATTCCCA AGACCACAGATAATGCCAGCGTGAACTTTGTCAAGTACAAGGGAGACTATTACGTCAGCACAGAAACCAACTTCATGCGGCGAATAGATCCACAAAGTCTGGAGACAAAGGATAAG GTGGACTGGAGTAAATTTGTTGCGGTTAACGCAGCTACAGCTCACCCACATTACGACCGCGAAGGGGCCTCGTACAACATGGGCAACTCGTACGGCAAAAACG GTTTCTTCTACACCATCATCCGTGTGCCTCCTCCTGACGACAATGCAGCAATGGGGGACTCAGCGGATCTGACTGGATCCAAAGTGGTCTGCTCCATCCCTGCAGCCGAACCCAGGAAACCCTCCTATTATCACAGCTTTG TCATGTCGGAGAACTACATCGTGTTCATCGAGCAGCCCATCAAGCTGGACCTGATGAAGTTCATGCTGTACAGAATCCAGGGGAAGAGTTTTCACAAAGCCATGACCTGGGAGCCTCAGTATCAAACCATCTTCCACCTGGTTAACAGACACACAGGCGAG CGGAGCAAAGTGAAGTACACCGCAGCACCAATGTTCACGCTGCATCAGATCAACGCGTACGAGGACAACGGGTTCTTGGTTATGGACATGTGCTGTGGCGAAGAGGGACAAGTCATCGCAGACTTCACACTGGAGAACCTCCGCAGAGAGTCAGGGGAGGAGATGGACAAG TTTTACAATGCGATGTGTAGAAACCTTCCAAGGAGATACATCCTGCCCCTGACTGTGGATGAAAAAACTCCAGCGGACCAAAACCTTGTCACTCTGCCAAACTGCACAGCCACAGCAAAGAAGACAAAACCAGGAGAG GTTCTCATGACCCACGAAGAGCTTCATGACGACCAGCTGCTGCAGTACGGCGGCCTCGAGTTCCCTCAGATCAACTACGCTCAGTACAACGGCAGACCGTACCGCTACTTCTACTCCTGTGGCTTTGGACATGTCTTCAGCGACTCTCTGCTCAAGATGGATGTTCACACCAAGGAGCTTAAG GTGTGGCGGCATCCCGGCTTGTTCCCGTCTGAGCCTGTCTTTATTGCTTCGCCCAATGCTACTGAGGAAGATGATGGAGTGGTTATGTCAGTCATCATCACACCCAGAAAA